One stretch of Zingiber officinale cultivar Zhangliang chromosome 6B, Zo_v1.1, whole genome shotgun sequence DNA includes these proteins:
- the LOC121989128 gene encoding SPX domain-containing protein 1-like has translation MKFGKSLSSQVEDALPEWKDKFLSYKHLKKRLKLVHSAASPPAKRPRVDEADADSAESVMTREEEDFISLLEAELDKFNAFFLEKEEEYIIRQKELQDRVKAAIVEDSKEELMRVRKEIVDFHGEMVLLENYSALNYTGLVKILKKYDKRTGALMRLPFIQKVLQQPFFTTDLLYKLVKECESMLDRIFPKNEQFVPVNDTGREPREDNPSIPGSSFVGSKVPELEEIEYMESLYMKSTVAALRSLKEIRSGSSTVSVFSLPPLQNTGLDETCKNIPVVKQAAK, from the exons ATGAAGTTCGGGAAGAGCCTCAGCAGTCAGGTAGAGGACGCGCTGCCGGAGTGGAAGGACAAGTTCCTCTCCTACAAGCACCTCAAGAAGCGCCTCAAGCTCGTCCACTCCGCCGCGTCGCCGCCGGCGAAGCGCCCCCGCGTCGACGAGGCTGATGCGGATTCGGCGGAATCGGTGATGACTCGGGAGGAGGAGGATTTCATTAGCCTCCTCGAGGCCGAACTCGACAAGTTCAATGCCTTCTTCCTCGAGAAGGAAGAGGAGTACATCATTCGCCAGAAG GAGTTGCAGGATCGTGTAAAGGCGGCAATTGTGGAAGATTCAAAAGAGGAGTTGATGAGGGTGAGGAAGGAAATTGTGGACTTTCATGGGGAGATGGTCCTCCTTGAGAATTACAGTGCACTTAATTACACTG GGCTTGTAAAGATACTTAAGAAATATGATAAGAGAACCGGGGCACTTATGCGGCTTCCCTTCATCCAAAAGGTACTGCAGCAGCCTTTCTTCACCACTGATCTGCTCTACAAGCTTGTCAAAGAGTGCGAGTCTATGCTGGATCGCATCTTCCCCAAGAACGAGCAATTTGTGCCGGTCAATGACACCGGGAGAGAACCAAGAGAAGATAATCCCTCAATACCCGGGTCATCATTTGTCGGCAGCAAGGTTCCAGAGTTGGAGGAGATTGAGTACATGGAGAGCCTGTACATGAAGAGCACTGTTGCTGCATTGAGATCTCTGAAAGAGATCAGAAGTGGAAGTTCCACAGTGAGTGTTTTCTCATTGCCCCCCTTGCAGAACACTGGATTGGATGAGACGTGCAAAAACATTCCTGTGGTAAAACAAGCAGCAAAGTAG
- the LOC121989129 gene encoding glucan endo-1,3-beta-glucosidase 14-like — protein sequence MPQLKAINPTSLYSCSLWHSSAPPKRPQSSSGRFPPPPPLPRKKKKRMPPALRLLICSLAFLALAPQGLVKVDAFTGTYGINYGRIADNLPPPESVVTLLKAARIKNVRIYDADHSVLNAFKGSGLELVVDIPNGFLSDISVYEDHAMSWVKENVEAFLPDTPIKGIAVGNEVLGGDQELEEVLFGAIKNVYNALKILQLEDKIEISTPHTFGVLANSFPPSYGAFKEDVLVYMRPILEFFSQINSPFYINTYPVFAYQSDPEHIDIKYALFQPNHGVRDNKTGLHYDNLFDAMIDATYAALEAAGYPDMEVRVSETGWPSAGDEKEVGATVKNARTYNFNLRKRLLKKKGTPLRPKKVVKAYVFALFNEDSKPGPTSERHFGLFNADGSIAYNIGFTGLRPSSASSHRLSLKDLGRQSWSASFSILLTLSVALILAFTI from the exons ATGCCCCAACTCAAAGCAATCAACCCTACTTCCTTGTACTCCTGTTCCCTATGGCATTCTTCTGCTCCTCCCAAACGCCCGCAATCCTCATCTGGCCgatttcctcctcctcctccgctgcctcggaagaagaagaaaaggatgccCCCTGCGCTGCGTCTCCTCATCTGCTCCCTTGCCTTCCTCGCCCTCGCTCCTCAAG GCCTTGTAAAAGTTGACGCTTTTACGGGAACTTATGGCATAAACTATGGAAGAATTGCTGACAATCTTCCTCCACCTGAAAGTGTTGTCACCCTTTTAAAAGCTGCAAGAATTAAGAATGTGAGAATCTACGATGCTGATCACAGCGTGCTCAACGCTTTCAAAGGATCTGGGCTTGAGTTAGTTGTGGATATTCCCAACGGGTTTCTAAGTGATATTAGTGTATATGAAGACCATGCTATGAGCTGGGTAAAGGAAAATGTGGAGGCATTTCTGCCTGATACACCCATCAAAGGGATTGCCGTTGGCAATGAAGTTTTAGGTGGAGATCAGGAACTGGAAGAAGTTCTTTTTGGTGCCATAAAGAATGTGTACAATGCTCTCAAGATTCTTCAATTAGAAGATAAAATTGAAATTTCGACGCCGCATACATTTGGCGTGCTTGCTAATTCCTTCCCACCCTCATATGGTGCATTCAAAGAAGATGTTCTAGTTTACATGaggcccattctggagttcttttCGCAGATCAATAGCCCCTTCTATATCAATACATATCCAGTTTTCGCTTACCAAAGTGATCCTGAGCATATCGACATCAAGTATGCTCTTTTCCAGCCGAATCACGGAGTGCGTGATAACAAGACTGGTTTGCACTATGATAACCTGTTTGATGCTATGATAGATGCAACTTATGCTGCTCTGGAAGCTGCAGGCTATCCTGATATGGAGGTCCGGGTTTCAGAGACAGGTTGGCCTTCTGCCGGCGATGAAAAGGAAGTGGGAGCCACTGTGAAGAATGCAAGGACTTACAACTTTAATTTGCGCAAACGGCTTCTCAAGAAAAAAGGGACTCCACTCAGGCcaaagaaggtggtcaaggcttaTGTGTTTGCACTTTTCAACGAGGATTCAAAGCCTGGACCAACCTCTGAGAGGCATTTTGGGCTATTCAATGCTGATGGAAGTATAGCATACAACATTGGCTTTACTGGTCTGAGGCCTTCAAGCGCGTCTTCACATCGCTTATCCTTGAAg GATCTCGGAAGACAAAGTTGGTCTGCATCATTCTCCATTCTTCTCACATTATCTGTAGCACTCATTCTGGCTTTCACAATTTAA
- the LOC121989130 gene encoding peroxidase 25-like — protein sequence MRIELSDTSLMAGLVTLTSVIIVLMISFAEAQGGGLQKDFYSSTCPKTEKIVRSAVEKYFANDSTIAPALLRLHFHDCFVQGCDASVLISGSSAERTAFANLGLRGFEVIDDAKSQLEATCPGIVSCADILALAARDAVDLSDGPRWTVALGRRDGRVSSASDVANLPSPLDPVTVQRQKFAHKGLSDQDLVTLVGGHTIGQTDCAFFRYRLYNFTATGNADPSLSQASLSKFRELCPEDGDPSVRVALDQGSAGKFDASFFRNVKEGNGVLESDQRLWEDAATKDTVAKYAGNVRGLFGLRFDYEFGKAMNKLGAVDVKTGTDGEIRKTCSQFN from the exons ATGCGTATCGAGCTCAGTGACACATCGTTAATGGCTGGTTTGGTGACATTAACCTCAGTAATCATAGTTCTTATGATATCGTTCGCTGAGGCCCAAGGAGGCGGCTTGCAGAAGGACTTCTACTCCTCCACTTGCCCCAAAACAGAGAAAATTGTCCGCTCCGCCGTCGAGAAGTACTTCGCCAACGACTCCACCATTGCACCGGCCTTGCTCCGCCTCCACTTCCACGACTGCTTCGTCCAG GGTTGCGATGCCTCTGTTTTGATCTCGGGCTCGTCGGCGGAGAGGACTGCATTTGCGAACTTGGGCCTCAGGGGCTTCGAGGTCATCGACGACGCCAAGTCGCAGCTGGAGGCCACGTGTCCCGGGATCGTCTCATGCGCGGACATCCTCGCTTTGGCTGCGCGGGATGCTGTCGACTTG AGTGATGGGCCGAGATGGACGGTGGCGTTGGGGAGAAGAGACGGCCGAGTTTCGTCAGCTTCCGATGTCGCCAACCTGCCGTCGCCGTTGGACCCTGTCACCGTTCAGAGGCAAAAGTTCGCCCACAAAGGCTTGTCGGATCAGGATCTCGTAACTTTAGTCG GAGGGCACACGATTGGGCAAACGGACTGTGCTTTCTTCCGGTACCGGCTTTATAATTTCACGGCGACCGGGAATGCGGACCCGAGCTTGAGCCAGGCGTCGCTGTCGAAGTTCCGAGAGCTGTGCCCGGAGGACGGCGACCCGTCAGTGCGGGTGGCGCTGGACCAGGGGAGCGCCGGCAAGTTCGACGCCAGCTTCTTCCGGAACGTGAAGGAGGGGAACGGAGTGCTGGAGTCGGACCAGCGGCTGTGGGAGGACGCGGCGACGAAGGACACGGTGGCGAAGTACGCCGGAAACGTCCGCGGCCTCTTCGGGCTCAGGTTCGACTACGAGTTCGGCAAGGCCATGAACAAGTTGGGCGCCGTCGACGTCAAGACGGGGACGGACGGGGAGATCAGGAAGACTTGCTCCCAGTTTAATTAA
- the LOC121989131 gene encoding type IV inositol polyphosphate 5-phosphatase 3-like — translation MRQTPKKPAEVFWPKLVLRKWLNIRGNNSEFSADEGGNESDFEDDGEENCGCMQGERERKVRGFEDANDDDLESIPYKLRRRNSETLRAQYIDTKEVRICAGTWNVGGQVPPDDLDIAKWIDMEEPADIYALGIQEIVPLNASNIFGAEDSVPVEKWEHLIRKTLNSNRSAKPKYKCYSDPSSPSRFRPHEVQMSETNSDFDEDDGYRDDNENLDSFDDSTDALDSNSDHIEPIRPYDMKQFQRLNQFTLVDFDVNSAMPLIQEKKLMRTLSTAERVGLVWPEQPLDLLSKHTLTNSSSFRATKSFRKYNSFRPIGNVHKDSLGRVLAPEFDLNLVPSRKKRLAFVRIVSKQMIGIYLSIWVRRDLRKHIQNLKVSPVGVGVMGYIGNKGSISVSMSIYQTLFCFTCCHLSSGEKSGDELRRNADVQEIHRKTQFSTVARAGVPKIIHDHERIFWLGDLNYRIDLSFEETHEFISRKNWSMLLERDQLIRELKKGRAFDGWSEGVISFPPTYKYEFNSMSYVQDDNKGGRRNPAWCDRILWFGKGVKLLNYKRAELKLSDHRPVTAIFMAEVEIFCFRKLQKALTLTDAEIEDGQTIPDL, via the exons ATGAGACAGACGCCCAAGAAGCCTGCAGAG GTTTTCTGGCCCAAGTTGGTGCTCAGGAAATGGCTCAACATTAGAGGAAACAACTCGGAGTTCAGCGCCGACGAAGGCGGCAACGAAAGTGACTTTGAAGATGACGGCGAAG AGAATTGTGGTTGCATGCAGGGGGAAAGAGAGAGGAAGGTAAGAGGATTCGAGGATGCAAATG ATGATGATCTAGAGAGCATCCCATACAAATTGAGGAGGAGGAATTCTGAAACTCTTCGGGCACAATATATCGATACCAAGGAAGTCAG GATCTGTGCTGGAACTTGGAATGTTGGGGGACAAGTTCCACCTGATGACCTTGACATAGCAAAGTGGATAGACATGGAGGAACCTGCTGATATCTATGCACTCGG TATCCAGGAGATTGTTCCTTTGAATGCCTCCAACATTTTCGGCGCTGAGGATAGTGTGCCAGTTGAAAAATGGGAGCATCTCATTCGTAAAACTCTAAATAGTAATCGATCTGCAAAACCCAAGTACAAATGTTACAGTGATCCTTCCTCTCCATCCAGGTTCAGACCACATGAAGTACAAATGTCTGAGACTAACAGTGACTTTGATGAAGATGATGGTTATCGCGATGATAATGAGAATCTTGACAGTTTCGATGATTCAACAGATGCTCTAGATTCTAATTCTGATCATATCGAGCCCATTAGGCCATATGACATGAAGCAGTTTCAAAGGTTGAATCAATTTACTCTGGTCGATTTTGATGTGAACTCAGCAATGCCATTGATTCAGGAAAAGAAGTTAATGAGGACACTTAGCACAGCAGAGAGGGTTGGATTAGTTTGGCCTGAACAACCACTAGATTTGTTATCGAAACACACTTTAACTAACTCAAGTTCCTTCAGAGCAACAAAGTCTTTTCGAAAATACAATTCTTTCCGGCCTATTGGTAATGTGCACAAGGATTCATTAGGAAGAGTTTTGGCTCCTGAATTTGATCTGAATTTGGTGCCAAGTAGAAAGAAGAGATTGGCCTTTGTAAGGATAGTAAGTAAACAAATGATCGGAATATACCTTTCGATATGGGTTCGCCGTGACCTAAGGAAGCACATCCAGAACTTGAAGGTATCTCCAGTTGGTGTAGGTGTCATGGGTTATATCGGAAACAAA GGTTCAATATCAGTTAGCATGTCTATATACCAAACTCTATTTTGCTTCACATGTTGTCATCTCTCTTCGGGCGAAAAAAGTGGGGATGAACTTCGTAGGAACGCAGACGTGCAAGAAATTCACAGGAAAACTCAATTTAGTACCGTTGCTCGTGCCGGAGTACCCAAAATAATCCATGATCATGA AAGAATTTTTTGGCTAGGAGATCTAAATTACCGCATCGATTTATCGTTTGAGGAAACACATGAATTCATTTCGCGCAAAAATTGGAGTATGCTGTTAGAGAGGGACCAG CTAATTCGAGAACTAAAAAAAGGGCGTGCTTTCGACGGTTGGTCAGAGGGTGTCATAAGCTTTCCGCCGACCTACAAGTATGAATTCAACTCAATGAGCTATGTGCAGGATGACAACAAGGGTGGGAGGAGAAATCCTGCATG GTGTGATCGCATATTATGGTTTGGAAAGGGTGTGAAACTCTTAAACTACAAAAGAGCGGAGTTGAAGCTGTCCGATCACCGTCCTGTGACTGCCATTTTCATGGCCGAGGTTGAGATATTCTGCTTTAGAAAACTTCAAAAGGCTCTGACTTTAACAGATGCTGAAATAGAAGATGGACAAACAATCCCGGATTTGTGA
- the LOC121990575 gene encoding DNA polymerase epsilon subunit 4-like has translation MEEATHHEQGEQEEEGGGEALVPSFPTGRVKKIVKLDNEIRKLNSEALFLISLSADLFLDSLVLGARSAVIQKKRRTIKPDHIRSAVRAHRPTADFLLDCLPKATPPPPKPASGAKTRSAEGKPLPSGTRRIDEFFRKPS, from the coding sequence ATGGAAGAAGCTACGCATCACGAGcaaggagagcaagaagaagaagggggcgGGGAAGCGCTGGTCCCGTCGTTCCCGACGGGCCGGGTGAAGAAGATCGTGAAGCTTGATAACGAGATCCGCAAGCTGAACTCGGAGGCCCTCTTCCTCATCTCCCTCTCCGCCGACCTCTTCCTCGACTCCCTCGTCCTCGGCGCCCGATCCGCAGTTATTCAGAAGAAGCGACGCACCATCAAGCCCGACCACATCCGCTCGGCGGTTCGCGCCCACCGACCCACGGCCGATTTCCTCCTCGATTGCCTACCCAAGGCGACTCCGCCGCCTCCCAAACCCGCGTCGGGCGCCAAGACCAGATCCGCCGAGGGGAAGCCCCTGCCGTCCGGCACCCGCCGCATTGATGAATTCTTCCGGAAACCCTCGTAG